A window of Xiphophorus hellerii strain 12219 chromosome 7, Xiphophorus_hellerii-4.1, whole genome shotgun sequence contains these coding sequences:
- the LOC116722854 gene encoding uncharacterized protein LOC116722854, whose protein sequence is MNPPEQQNTMSSSGEWRRVKIFPFPTGQTFGAHEAIMEKMKNNKNYGLISWLTSWQTPTLEEKQSPEESSVVIVFCPITLCVGSDVESAMRNPKVSSLDKPVILVLMHHTRDPDYSTAGTKWSEMYENVELDVHVLFHETVPGLLTCQQNDQAIEAIEKKLYDYTTWSFGSSNLGKSNHTPSAEKSQICDSAPNSSFSQLL, encoded by the exons ATGAATCCGCCAGAACAACAGAACACCATGAGCTCTTCAG gTGAATGGCGCAGAGTAAAGATCTTCCCATTCCCCACTGGACAGACATTTGGTGCCCATGAGGcaataatggaaaaaatgaagaataacAAAAACTACGGGCTAATCTCCTGGCTAACGTCCTGGCAGACCCCTACActtgaggaaaaacaaagtccAGAGGAATCTTCGGTCGTCATTGTCTTTTGTCCAATCACCTTATGCGTTGGGTCAGATGTGGAATCAGCAATGAGAAATCCAAAAG TCTCATCACTGGATAAACCAgtgattctggttctgatgcatcACACCAGAGATCCTGACTATTCAACTGCAGGAACAAAATGGTCtgaaatgtatgaaaatgttGAGCTGGATGTTCATGTTCTCTTCCATGAGACAGTACCAGGATTACTGACTTGTCAACAAAACGATCAGGCAATCGAAGCCATTGAGAAAAAGTTGTATGACTACACTACTTGGTCTTTTGGTTCCTCTAATCTCGGCAAGAGCAATCATACCCCATCTGCAGAAAAGAGTCAAATATGTGATTCTGCCCCAAACAGTTCATTTTCCCAGTTGCTTTGA